One Carassius auratus strain Wakin chromosome 16, ASM336829v1, whole genome shotgun sequence genomic window carries:
- the stk40 gene encoding serine/threonine-protein kinase 40: MSKRRASERGAGESSGRPSKLLCPGISGNNAKRVGPFVLGPRLGNSPVQSIVQCLARKDGTDDFYQLKILTLEERGETQEERQGKMLLHTEYSLLSLLSNQEGVVHHHGLFEDRSCEIVEDMEANKVRKMKRRICLVLDCLCAHDFSDKTADLINLQHYVIKEKRLSEREAIVIFYDVVRVVEALHKKNIVHRDLKLGNMVLNKRTHRITITNFCLGKHLVSEEDLLKDQRGSPAYISPDVLSGRPYRGKPSDMWALGVVLFTMLYGQFPFYDSIPQELFRKIKAAEYSIPEDGRVSESTVCLIRKLLVLDPQQRLTATEVLESLSAIITSWQSVSSLSGPLQVVPDIDDQLNHPEHLQEAKVTEESSQYEFENYMRQQLLLAEEKNTIHETKNFLSKRHFGNVPPVRRLGHDAQPISPLDAAILAQRFLRK, from the exons ATGTCTAAACGCCGTGCTTCGGAACGAGGGGCTGGAGAGTCATCCGGCAGACCCAGCAAGCTCCTTTGTCCTGGGATATCTGGCAACAATGCTAAGAGAGTCGGTCCCTTTGTTTTAG GCCCACGGCTGGGAAACTCTCCCGTGCAGAGTATAGTGCAGTGTCTAGCCAGAAAGGATGGGACGGATGATTTCTACCAGCTAAAA ATTCTCACCCTGGAAGAACGtggagagacacaggaagaaaGGCAAGGGAAAATGCTCCTGCATACAGAGTATTCTTTACTGTCACTGCTCTCCAACCAAGAAGGAGTGGTGCACCATCACGGCCTCTTCGAG GACCGCTCCTGTGAGATTGTCGAGGACATGGAGGCCAACAAAGTGCGGAAGATGAAGAGGCGAATCTGTCTGGTGCTTGACTGCCTCTGTGCGCACGACTTCAGCGACAAGACGGCAGACCTCATCAACCTGCAGCATTACGTCATCAAAGAGAAGCGACTGAGTGAGCGCGAGGCCATCGTTATTTTCTATGATGTGGTGAGAGTGGTGGAGGCGTTGCATAAG AAGAACATCGTGCATAGAGACTTGAAGCTTGGAAACATGGTGCTCAATAAAAG GACCCATCGGATCACCATCACAAACTTTTGCCTTGGCAAGCATTTGGTGAGTGAGGAAGATCTGTTAAAGGACCAGCGAGGCAGTCCAGCCTACATCAGCCCAGATGTCCTGAGCG GTCGACCATACCGCGGTAAACCCAGTGATATGTGGGCGCTCGGTGTAGTGCTGTTCACCATGCTCTACGGCCAGTTCCCATTCTACGACAGTATACCTCAAGAGCTCTTCCGGAAGATCAAAGCAGCAGAGTACTCCATCCCTGA GGATGGGCGGGTAtctgaaagtacagtgtgtttgATCAGGAAGCTTCTGGTCCTTGACCCCCAGCAGAGGCTCACTGCCACCGAGGTGCTCGAGTCGCTGAGTGCCATCATCACATCCTG gcaatcTGTGTCCTCACTGAGTGGCCCTCTACAAGTGGTGCCGGACATAGACGATCAGCTTAACCACCCCGAACATCTTCAGGAG GCGAAAGTGACAGAGGAGTCGTCTCAGTACGAATTTGAGAACTACATGAGGCAACAGCTCTTGTTGGCAGAAGAGAAAAACACTATCCACGAGACCAAGAACTTCCTCAGCAAGAGGCATTTCGGTAATGTGCCTCCGGTGAGGCGCCTTGGCCACGACGCTCAACCCATCAGTCCTCTGGATGCCGCAATACTGGCCCAGCGCTTCCTCCGGAAGTAG